In Salvelinus namaycush isolate Seneca chromosome 20, SaNama_1.0, whole genome shotgun sequence, the following proteins share a genomic window:
- the cast gene encoding calpastatin isoform X9, translated as MGQLLSWIRATRDNQALQDVAVEQQSQPRQYSPTSVAQVAVNPAQFESASAASTMATKPGAVSVTMGGATASGATAGGSPTTAGTTQRGTAKVAMPETALVSPAGATIIDIPTPGTKGSPKDTPKPAPMHPAKATPPTTGGGNIVGEATTPWKAEVPKLQESLKQTAKSVPTTSSKVDMAKKDPAQLVTAVAAPAAAAGNASLKGPQTKVQVEVVPPGAMAAKEELAVDPFDALADSLPSSESFAPAAHVYTGPEVIEHGLTSKKGVICGGKDCPLPPGYRFEDMAPVADVKPKDVPKPMSTDEALDSLSFGFTTSMAPIPQKQEKKVEDLGAIDALSAGFSNFAPPPPAPIKKSEEFKSAPVTKSPAPPVDKKAKVEKFADDFSLMSGLDSPLDTKPKTDESVPTTSSKVDMAKKDPAKLVTAVAAPAAAAGNASLKGPQTKKVEDFASVDALSAGFSNFAPPPPAPIKKSEEFKSAPVTKSPAPPVDKKAKVEKFADDFSLMSGLDSPLDTKPKTDESVPTTSIKVDMAKKDPAKLVTAVAAPAAAAGDASLKGPQTKVQVEVVPPGAMAAKEPAPMHPAKATPPTTGGGNIVGEATTPWKAEVPKLQESLKQTAKSVPTTSSKVDMAKKDPAQLVTAVAAPAAAAGNASLKGPQTKVQVEVVPPGAMAAKEELAVDPFDALADSLPSSESFAPAAHVYTGPEVIEHGLTSKKGVICGGKDCPLPPGYRFEDMAPVADVKPKDVPKPMSTDEALDSLSFGFTTSMAPIPQKQEKKVEDLGAIDALSAGFSNFAPPPPTPIKKSEEFKSAPVTKSPAPPVDKKAKVEKFADDFSLMSGLDSPLDTKPKTDEVQVEVVPPGAMAAKEPAPMHPAKATPPTTGGGNIVGEATTPWKAEVPKLQESLKQTAKSVPTTSSKVDMAKKDPAQLVTAVAAPAAAAGNASLKGPQTKVQVEVVPPGAMAAKEELAVDPFDALADSLPSSESFAPAAHVYTGPEVIEHGLTSKKGVICGGKDCPLPPGYRFEDMAPVADVKPKDVPKPMSTDEALDSLSFGFTTSMAPIPQKQEKKVEDLGAIDALSAGFSNFAPPPPTPIKKSEEFKSAPVTKSPAPPVDKKAKVEKFADDFSLMSGLDSPLDTKPKTDEGGSMSLDALSALGDSLPALEPAPEPPKIRHEDIVTEGKLTSKKGVFVGERDDTLPPKYRLTENKVKDLPPLKPEPSMDSGEALEILSGDFMSSCVAPAVQAPVLCPPAPPTQASDDFALDALAGDFVAPAVAPAVKSAVDRQLSRGTVDALDTLSDSLMDKTPIPEPAPVSVRDIVKEKKIMEEKLTKVGERDSSLPAEYRPTEKDRKAMAEAKVQADVRPKQPSMDDSEALDLLSRDLSFSAGPAAASVAVTTEQRQPRLEPMSAPVLDDLAGTLLPDTPEFKSKGDKPKSKSKSRSKSKKQREEDPSSIDHLSGQLSSDVVSASTNKGGKS; from the exons CCGGCACCCATGCACCCAGCCAAAGCTACACCTCCTACCACGGGAGGAGGCAATATTGTAGGGGAGGCGACAACTCCATGGAAAGCTGAAGTACCAAAGCTTCAAGAGTCTCTGAAACAGACAGCCAAG AGTGTGCCCACCACATCAAGCAAAGTTGACATGGCTAAAAAGGATCCTGCTCAGTTGGTTACGGCCGTTGCTGCACCAGCTGCCGCAGCTGGAAATGCCTCTCTGAAGGGGCCACAGACTAAG GTACAGGTGGAAGTAGTTCCCCCAGGAGCTATGGCAGCCAAAGAG GAGCTTGCTGTGGACCCGTTCGATGCCCTGGCTGATTCCTTACCCTCATCAGAGTCTTTCGCCCCTGCAGCCCATGTATACACCGGGCCAGAGGTGATAGAG CATGGATTGACCTCAAAGAAGGGCGTGATATGTGGGGGGAAAGACTGCCCACTGCCCCCAGGATACCGATTTGAAGACATG GCCCCAGTTGCAGATGTCAAGCCAAAAGATGTCCCG AAACCCATGAGCACAGATGAGGCTCTGGACTCCCTGTCCTTTGGGTTCACAACCTCTATGGCTCCCATCCCTCAGAAACAGGAGAAG AAAGTGGAAGACTTGGGTGCCATTGATGCCTTGTCTGCTGGCTTCTCAAACTTTGCTCCACCTCCACCTGCTCCCATCAAG AAATCTGAAGAGTTTAAGTCTGCGCCTGTGACCAAGTCTCCTGCTCCCCCCGTTGACAAGAAAGCTAAGGTGGAAAAG TTTGCTGATGACTTCTCTCTGATGTCAGGATTGGACTCCCCACTGGACACCAAGCCCAAGACAGATGAG AGTGTGCCCACCACATCAAGCAAAGTTGACATGGCTAAAAAGGATCCTGCTAAGTTGGTTACGGCCGTTGCTGCACCAGCTGCCGCAGCTGGAAATGCCTCTCTGAAGGGGCCACAGACTAAG AAAGTTGAGGATTTCGCTTCTGTTGATGCCTTGTCTGCTGGCTTTTCCAACTTTGCTCCACCTCCACCCGCTCCCATCAAG AAATCTGAAGAGTTTAAGTCTGCGCCTGTGACCAAGTCTCCTGCTCCCCCCGTTGACAAGAAAGCTAAGGTGGAAAAG TTTGCTGATGACTTCTCTCTGATGTCAGGATTGGACTCCCCACTGGACACCAAGCCCAAGACAGATGAG AGTGTGCCCACCACATCAATCAAAGTTGACATGGCTAAAAAGGATCCTGCTAAGTTGGTTACGGCTGTTGCTGCACCAGCTGCCGCGGCTGGAGATGCCTCTCTGAAGGGGCCACAGACTAAG GTACAGGTGGAAGTAGTTCCCCCAGGAGCTATGGCAGCCAAAGAG CCGGCACCCATGCACCCAGCCAAAGCTACACCTCCTACCACGGGAGGAGGCAATATTGTAGGGGAGGCGACAACTCCATGGAAAGCTGAAGTACCAAAGCTTCAAGAGTCTCTGAAACAGACAGCCAAG AGTGTGCCCACCACATCAAGCAAAGTTGACATGGCTAAAAAGGATCCTGCTCAGTTGGTTACGGCCGTTGCTGCACCAGCTGCCGCAGCTGGAAATGCCTCTCTGAAGGGGCCACAGACTAAG GTACAGGTGGAAGTAGTTCCCCCAGGAGCTATGGCAGCCAAAGAG GAGCTTGCTGTGGACCCGTTCGATGCCCTGGCTGATTCCTTACCCTCATCAGAGTCTTTCGCCCCTGCAGCCCATGTATACACCGGGCCAGAGGTGATAGAG CATGGATTGACCTCAAAGAAGGGAGTGATATGTGGGGGGAAAGACTGCCCACTGCCCCCAGGATACCGATTTGAAGACATG GCCCCAGTTGCAGATGTCAAGCCAAAAGATGTCCCG AAACCCATGAGCACAGATGAGGCTCTGGACTCCCTGTCCTTTGGGTTCACAACCTCTATGGCTCCCATCCCTCAGAAACAGGAGAAG AAAGTGGAAGACTTGGGTGCCATTGATGCCTTGTCTGCTGGCTTCTCAAACTTTGCTCCACCTCCACCCACTCCCATCAAG AAATCTGAAGAGTTTAAGTCTGCGCCTGTGACCAAGTCTCCTGCTCCCCCCGTTGACAAGAAAGCTAAGGTGGAAAAG TTTGCTGATGACTTCTCTCTGATGTCAGGATTGGACTCCCCACTGGACACCAAGCCCAAGACAGATGAG GTACAGGTGGAAGTAGTTCCCCCAGGAGCTATGGCAGCCAAAGAG CCGGCACCCATGCACCCAGCCAAAGCTACACCTCCTACCACGGGAGGAGGCAATATTGTAGGGGAGGCGACAACTCCATGGAAAGCTGAAGTACCAAAGCTTCAAGAGTCTCTGAAACAGACAGCCAAG AGTGTGCCCACCACATCAAGCAAAGTTGACATGGCTAAAAAGGATCCTGCTCAGTTGGTTACGGCCGTTGCTGCACCAGCTGCCGCAGCTGGAAATGCCTCTCTGAAGGGGCCACAGACTAAG GTACAGGTGGAAGTAGTTCCCCCAGGAGCTATGGCAGCCAAAGAG GAGCTTGCTGTGGACCCGTTCGATGCCCTGGCTGATTCCTTACCCTCATCAGAGTCTTTCGCCCCTGCAGCCCATGTATACACCGGGCCAGAGGTGATAGAG CATGGATTGACCTCAAAGAAGGGAGTGATATGTGGGGGGAAAGACTGCCCACTGCCCCCAGGATACCGATTTGAAGACATG GCCCCAGTTGCAGATGTCAAGCCAAAAGATGTCCCG AAACCCATGAGCACAGATGAGGCTCTGGACTCCCTGTCCTTTGGGTTCACAACCTCTATGGCTCCCATCCCTCAGAAACAGGAGAAG AAAGTGGAAGACTTGGGTGCCATTGATGCCTTGTCTGCTGGCTTCTCAAACTTTGCTCCACCTCCACCCACTCCCATCAAG AAATCTGAAGAGTTTAAGTCTGCGCCTGTGACCAAGTCTCCTGCTCCCCCCGTTGACAAGAAAGCTAAGGTGGAAAAG TTTGCTGATGACTTCTCTCTGATGTCAGGATTGGACTCCCCACTGGACACCAAGCCCAAGACAGATGAG GGTGGCTCCATGTCCCTGGATGCTCTCAGTGCTCTGGGAGACTCTCTGCCTGCTCTAGAACCAGCACCTGAACCTCCCAAGATCAGACATGAGGACATAGTCACG GAGGGCAAACTCACATCGAAGAAGGGAGTGTTTGTGGGTGAGCGAGATGACACACTCCCACCAAAGTACAGGTTAACAGAAAACAAAGTCAAAGACCTGCCTCCTCTGAAGCCAGAG CCCTCCATGGACTCTGGTGAGGCTCTGGAGATCTTGTCAGGTGACTTCATGTCTTCCTGTGTGGCTCCAGCTGTCCAGGCTCCTGTCCTCTGCCCCCCAGCTCCTCCCACACAG GCCTCAGATGACTTTGCCTTGGATGCTCTGGCAGGGGACTTTGTAGCCCCAGCTGTTGCTCCTGCAGTCAAATCTGCTGTTGACCGCCAG CTATCTAGAGGGACAGTAGATGCTTTGGATACCTTGTCAGACTCCCTGATGGACAAGACTCCTATCCCAGAGCCTGCTCCTGTCTCAGTCAGAGACATCGTCAAG GAGAAAAAGATTATGGAGGAGAAGCTTACCAAAGTGGGGGAGAGGGATTCCAGCCTTCCAGCTGAATACCGGCCCACAGAGAAAGACCGAAAG GCAATGGCAGAGGCCAAAGTCCAGGCTGATGTTAGACCCAAGCAG CCATCGATGGATGACAGTGAGGCCCTTGACCTCTTGTCTAGAGACTTGTCTTTCTCAGCTGGTCCAGCTGCAGCCTCAGTAGCCGTGACAACAGAGCAGAGACAGCCCAGACTGGAG CCCATGTCTGCCCCTGTCCTGGATGACCTGGCAGGCACCCTGCTCCCAGACACCCCCGAGTTCAAATCCAAGGGAGACAAGCCAAAG AGCAAGAGCAAGTCAAGGTCAAAGTCAAAG AAACAAAGGGAGGAGGATCCGTCATCCATAGACCACCTGTCTGGACAGCTGAGTTCAGACGTAGTGTCAGCATCCACAAATAAGGGTGGCAAGAGCTAG
- the cast gene encoding calpastatin isoform X5: MGQLLSWIRATRDNQALQDVAVEQQSQPRQYSPTSVAQVAVNPAQFESASAASTMATKPGAVSVTMGGATASGATAGGSPTTAGTTQRGTAKVAMPETALVSPAGATIIDIPTPGTKGSPKDTPKPAPMHPAKATPPTTGGGNIVGEATTPWKAEVPKLQESLKQTAKSVPTTSSKVDMAKKDPAQLVTAVAAPAAAAGNASLKGPQTKVQVEVVPPGAMAAKEELAVDPFDALADSLPSSESFAPAAHVYTGPEVIEHGLTSKKGVICGGKDCPLPPGYRFEDMAPVADVKPKDVPKPMSTDEALDSLSFGFTTSMAPIPQKQEKKVEDLGAIDALSAGFSNFAPPPPAPIKKSEEFKSAPVTKSPAPPVDKKAKVEKFADDFSLMSGLDSPLDTKPKTDESVPTTSSKVDMAKKDPAKLVTAVAAPAAAAGNASLKGPQTKKVEDFASVDALSAGFSNFAPPPPAPIKKSEEFKSAPVTKSPAPPVDKKAKVEKFADDFSLMSGLDSPLDTKPKTDESVPTTSIKVDMAKKDPAKLVTAVAAPAAAAGDASLKGPQTKVQVEVVPPGAMAAKEPAPMHPAKATPPTTGGGNIVGEATTPWKAEVPKLQESLKQTAKSVPTTSSKVDMAKKDPAQLVTAVAAPAAAAGNASLKGPQTKVQVEVVPPGAMAAKEELAVDPFDALADSLPSSESFAPAAHVYTGPEVIEHGLTSKKGVICGGKDCPLPPGYRFEDMAPVADVKPKDVPKPMSTDEALDSLSFGFTTSMAPIPQKQEKKVEDLGAIDALSAGFSNFAPPPPTPIKKSEEFKSAPVTKSPAPPVDKKAKVEKFADDFSLMSGLDSPLDTKPKTDESVPTTSIKVDMAKKDPAKLVTAVAAPAAAAGDASLKGPQTKVQVEVVPPGAMAAKEPAPMHPAKATPPTTGGGNIVGEATTPWKAEVPKLQESLKQTAKVQVEVVPPGAMAAKEELAVDPFDALADSLPSSESFAPAAHVYTGPEVIEHGLTSKKGVICGGKDCPLPPGYRFEDMAPVADVKPKDVPKPMSTDEALDSLSFGFTTSMAPIPQKQEKKVEDLGAIDALSAGFSNFAPPPPTPIKKSEEFKSAPVTKSPAPPVDKKAKVEKFADDFSLMSGLDSPLDTKPKTDEGGSMSLDALSALGDSLPALEPAPEPPKIRHEDIVTEGKLTSKKGVFVGERDDTLPPKYRLTENKVKDLPPLKPEPSMDSGEALEILSGDFMSSCVAPAVQAPVLCPPAPPTQASDDFALDALAGDFVAPAVAPAVKSAVDRQLSRGTVDALDTLSDSLMDKTPIPEPAPVSVRDIVKEKKIMEEKLTKVGERDSSLPAEYRPTEKDRKAMAEAKVQADVRPKQPSMDDSEALDLLSRDLSFSAGPAAASVAVTTEQRQPRLEPMSAPVLDDLAGTLLPDTPEFKSKGDKPKSKSKSRSKSKKQREEDPSSIDHLSGQLSSDVVSASTNKGGKS, from the exons CCGGCACCCATGCACCCAGCCAAAGCTACACCTCCTACCACGGGAGGAGGCAATATTGTAGGGGAGGCGACAACTCCATGGAAAGCTGAAGTACCAAAGCTTCAAGAGTCTCTGAAACAGACAGCCAAG AGTGTGCCCACCACATCAAGCAAAGTTGACATGGCTAAAAAGGATCCTGCTCAGTTGGTTACGGCCGTTGCTGCACCAGCTGCCGCAGCTGGAAATGCCTCTCTGAAGGGGCCACAGACTAAG GTACAGGTGGAAGTAGTTCCCCCAGGAGCTATGGCAGCCAAAGAG GAGCTTGCTGTGGACCCGTTCGATGCCCTGGCTGATTCCTTACCCTCATCAGAGTCTTTCGCCCCTGCAGCCCATGTATACACCGGGCCAGAGGTGATAGAG CATGGATTGACCTCAAAGAAGGGCGTGATATGTGGGGGGAAAGACTGCCCACTGCCCCCAGGATACCGATTTGAAGACATG GCCCCAGTTGCAGATGTCAAGCCAAAAGATGTCCCG AAACCCATGAGCACAGATGAGGCTCTGGACTCCCTGTCCTTTGGGTTCACAACCTCTATGGCTCCCATCCCTCAGAAACAGGAGAAG AAAGTGGAAGACTTGGGTGCCATTGATGCCTTGTCTGCTGGCTTCTCAAACTTTGCTCCACCTCCACCTGCTCCCATCAAG AAATCTGAAGAGTTTAAGTCTGCGCCTGTGACCAAGTCTCCTGCTCCCCCCGTTGACAAGAAAGCTAAGGTGGAAAAG TTTGCTGATGACTTCTCTCTGATGTCAGGATTGGACTCCCCACTGGACACCAAGCCCAAGACAGATGAG AGTGTGCCCACCACATCAAGCAAAGTTGACATGGCTAAAAAGGATCCTGCTAAGTTGGTTACGGCCGTTGCTGCACCAGCTGCCGCAGCTGGAAATGCCTCTCTGAAGGGGCCACAGACTAAG AAAGTTGAGGATTTCGCTTCTGTTGATGCCTTGTCTGCTGGCTTTTCCAACTTTGCTCCACCTCCACCCGCTCCCATCAAG AAATCTGAAGAGTTTAAGTCTGCGCCTGTGACCAAGTCTCCTGCTCCCCCCGTTGACAAGAAAGCTAAGGTGGAAAAG TTTGCTGATGACTTCTCTCTGATGTCAGGATTGGACTCCCCACTGGACACCAAGCCCAAGACAGATGAG AGTGTGCCCACCACATCAATCAAAGTTGACATGGCTAAAAAGGATCCTGCTAAGTTGGTTACGGCTGTTGCTGCACCAGCTGCCGCGGCTGGAGATGCCTCTCTGAAGGGGCCACAGACTAAG GTACAGGTGGAAGTAGTTCCCCCAGGAGCTATGGCAGCCAAAGAG CCGGCACCCATGCACCCAGCCAAAGCTACACCTCCTACCACGGGAGGAGGCAATATTGTAGGGGAGGCGACAACTCCATGGAAAGCTGAAGTACCAAAGCTTCAAGAGTCTCTGAAACAGACAGCCAAG AGTGTGCCCACCACATCAAGCAAAGTTGACATGGCTAAAAAGGATCCTGCTCAGTTGGTTACGGCCGTTGCTGCACCAGCTGCCGCAGCTGGAAATGCCTCTCTGAAGGGGCCACAGACTAAG GTACAGGTGGAAGTAGTTCCCCCAGGAGCTATGGCAGCCAAAGAG GAGCTTGCTGTGGACCCGTTCGATGCCCTGGCTGATTCCTTACCCTCATCAGAGTCTTTCGCCCCTGCAGCCCATGTATACACCGGGCCAGAGGTGATAGAG CATGGATTGACCTCAAAGAAGGGAGTGATATGTGGGGGGAAAGACTGCCCACTGCCCCCAGGATACCGATTTGAAGACATG GCCCCAGTTGCAGATGTCAAGCCAAAAGATGTCCCG AAACCCATGAGCACAGATGAGGCTCTGGACTCCCTGTCCTTTGGGTTCACAACCTCTATGGCTCCCATCCCTCAGAAACAGGAGAAG AAAGTGGAAGACTTGGGTGCCATTGATGCCTTGTCTGCTGGCTTCTCAAACTTTGCTCCACCTCCACCCACTCCCATCAAG AAATCTGAAGAGTTTAAGTCTGCGCCTGTGACCAAGTCTCCTGCTCCCCCCGTTGACAAGAAAGCTAAGGTGGAAAAG TTTGCTGATGACTTCTCTCTGATGTCAGGATTGGACTCCCCACTGGACACCAAGCCCAAGACAGATGAG AGTGTGCCCACCACATCAATCAAAGTTGACATGGCTAAAAAGGATCCTGCTAAGTTGGTTACGGCTGTTGCTGCACCAGCTGCCGCGGCTGGAGATGCCTCTCTGAAGGGGCCACAGACTAAG GTACAGGTGGAAGTAGTTCCCCCAGGAGCTATGGCAGCCAAAGAG CCGGCACCCATGCACCCAGCCAAAGCTACACCTCCTACCACGGGAGGAGGCAATATTGTAGGGGAGGCGACAACTCCATGGAAAGCTGAAGTACCAAAGCTTCAAGAGTCTCTGAAACAGACAGCCAAG GTACAGGTGGAAGTAGTTCCCCCAGGAGCTATGGCAGCCAAAGAG GAGCTTGCTGTGGACCCGTTCGATGCCCTGGCTGATTCCTTACCCTCATCAGAGTCTTTCGCCCCTGCAGCCCATGTATACACCGGGCCAGAGGTGATAGAG CATGGATTGACCTCAAAGAAGGGAGTGATATGTGGGGGGAAAGACTGCCCACTGCCCCCAGGATACCGATTTGAAGACATG GCCCCAGTTGCAGATGTCAAGCCAAAAGATGTCCCG AAACCCATGAGCACAGATGAGGCTCTGGACTCCCTGTCCTTTGGGTTCACAACCTCTATGGCTCCCATCCCTCAGAAACAGGAGAAG AAAGTGGAAGACTTGGGTGCCATTGATGCCTTGTCTGCTGGCTTCTCAAACTTTGCTCCACCTCCACCCACTCCCATCAAG AAATCTGAAGAGTTTAAGTCTGCGCCTGTGACCAAGTCTCCTGCTCCCCCCGTTGACAAGAAAGCTAAGGTGGAAAAG TTTGCTGATGACTTCTCTCTGATGTCAGGATTGGACTCCCCACTGGACACCAAGCCCAAGACAGATGAG GGTGGCTCCATGTCCCTGGATGCTCTCAGTGCTCTGGGAGACTCTCTGCCTGCTCTAGAACCAGCACCTGAACCTCCCAAGATCAGACATGAGGACATAGTCACG GAGGGCAAACTCACATCGAAGAAGGGAGTGTTTGTGGGTGAGCGAGATGACACACTCCCACCAAAGTACAGGTTAACAGAAAACAAAGTCAAAGACCTGCCTCCTCTGAAGCCAGAG CCCTCCATGGACTCTGGTGAGGCTCTGGAGATCTTGTCAGGTGACTTCATGTCTTCCTGTGTGGCTCCAGCTGTCCAGGCTCCTGTCCTCTGCCCCCCAGCTCCTCCCACACAG GCCTCAGATGACTTTGCCTTGGATGCTCTGGCAGGGGACTTTGTAGCCCCAGCTGTTGCTCCTGCAGTCAAATCTGCTGTTGACCGCCAG CTATCTAGAGGGACAGTAGATGCTTTGGATACCTTGTCAGACTCCCTGATGGACAAGACTCCTATCCCAGAGCCTGCTCCTGTCTCAGTCAGAGACATCGTCAAG GAGAAAAAGATTATGGAGGAGAAGCTTACCAAAGTGGGGGAGAGGGATTCCAGCCTTCCAGCTGAATACCGGCCCACAGAGAAAGACCGAAAG GCAATGGCAGAGGCCAAAGTCCAGGCTGATGTTAGACCCAAGCAG CCATCGATGGATGACAGTGAGGCCCTTGACCTCTTGTCTAGAGACTTGTCTTTCTCAGCTGGTCCAGCTGCAGCCTCAGTAGCCGTGACAACAGAGCAGAGACAGCCCAGACTGGAG CCCATGTCTGCCCCTGTCCTGGATGACCTGGCAGGCACCCTGCTCCCAGACACCCCCGAGTTCAAATCCAAGGGAGACAAGCCAAAG AGCAAGAGCAAGTCAAGGTCAAAGTCAAAG AAACAAAGGGAGGAGGATCCGTCATCCATAGACCACCTGTCTGGACAGCTGAGTTCAGACGTAGTGTCAGCATCCACAAATAAGGGTGGCAAGAGCTAG